The Arachis hypogaea cultivar Tifrunner chromosome 14, arahy.Tifrunner.gnm2.J5K5, whole genome shotgun sequence genome has a segment encoding these proteins:
- the LOC112741420 gene encoding large ribosomal subunit protein uL6 has product MKTILSSETMNIPEGVSIKVHAKVIEVEGPRGKLVRDFKHLNLDFQLIKDGNGQKKLKIDAWFGSRKTSAAIRTALSHVENLITGVTKGYRYKMRFVYAHFPINASISNNNSSIEIRNFLGEKKVRKVDMLDGVSVVRSEKVKDELVLDGNDIELVSRSCALINQKCHVKNKDIRKFLDGIYVSEKGTIVEE; this is encoded by the exons ATGAAGACTATTCTCTCATCTGAGACCATGAACATCCCCGAAGGCGTGAGCATCAAGGTTCACGCTAAGGTCATTGAAGTGGAAGGTCCTAGGGGGAAGCTTGTACGTGATTTCAAGCATCTCAACCTTGATTTCCAGCTCATCAAGGACGGAAATGGCCAGAAGAAGCTCAAGATCGACGCCTGGTTTGGCTCTCGCAAGACTTCCGCCGCCATCCGCACTGCCCTCAGCCATGTTGAGAACCTCATCACCGGCGTCACTAAGGGATACCGTTATAAGATGAGGTTCGTCTATGCTCACTTTCCTATTAACGCCAGCATTTCTAACAACAACTCCTCCATCGAGATCCGCAATTTTCTTGGCGAGAAGAAG GTGAGGAAAGTAGACATGCTTGACGGAGTATCTGTGGTTCGATCCGAAAAGGTTAAGGATGAGCTTGTTTTGGATGGAAATGACATTGAGCTCGTATCAAGGTCATGCGCCCTCATTAACCAG AAATGTCATGTTAAGAACAAGGATATTAGGAAGTTCCTTGACGGTATCTATGTCAGCGAGAAGGGAACAATCGTTGAAGAGTAG
- the LOC112741421 gene encoding protein argonaute 2, with amino-acid sequence MESGGDGRGRGGRGPRRQQRQPELNLQPQWRRPLTSPTTSHSNITLQPQWRRSTQPPPTALPSHPQYSAAAAEQPRELLLQPEWRRPRPPTTTTTSAPEPEPERRLPRPTSSFWNQNQYSPKPQSSSSGSEGSRTSSAADHADFWRLPSDSQVPKLERLQISRQLATPSSTLERKDKLSPIRRPDNGGTLAILTSKLRVNHFPVKLNPESVIMHYNVGVKPKFPSKHGRPQKLSKSDLSMIRDKLFSDDPERLPLDMTAYDGAKNIFSAIQLPEETFTVELSEGDDEKTLTYSVTLTLVNTYRLRKLMDYLNGHSLSIPRDILQGMDVVVKENPSRRTVAVGRHFYPPMALKDLHRGIIAVGGFQHSLKPTSQGLSLCVDYSVLAFRKQVSVLDFLHEHIHNFKLEEFEYFRKDVEDALIGLKVSVTHRKSKQKYTVVKLTPQNARYVTFPIDNAEGWNLSKNASLLSFFRDKYGKDIVYKDIPCLDLGKGNKKNYVPMEFCVLVGGQKYPKERLDADSAKTLKALSLAHPTERESAIQKMVHSNDGPCGGGVITNFGMKVNTNMTTILGRVIAPPELKLGDPNGKAIKISLDLEKCNWNLLGRSMAEGKPVDCWAILDFTSSGSYRHQLRVNEFVKKLIGKYERMGINMQEPIWYEESSMQILARNDLLSELLQKISNTCKQNHGHMQFLLCVMTKKSPGYKYLKWISETKVGIVTQCCLSHSANEGDDLFYTNLALKINAKLGGSNVELNNMFPYFEEDRHVMFVGADVNHPGSRDTKSPSIAAVVATVNWPAANRYAARVCPQYNRSEKILNFGEVCFELVACYRRMNGVRPEKIIIFRDGVSEYQFDMVLNEELQDLKREFQRLNYFPTITLIVAQKRHQTRFFPEGRRDGSSTGNVLPGTVVDAKVTHPFEFDFYLCSYYGSIGTSKPTHYHVLWDEHRFKSDELQKLIYDMCFTFAKCTKPVSLVPPVYYADLAAYRGRLYHEARVGMQSMKSVGSSSSKASFEQGFYRLHPDLENLMFFI; translated from the exons ATGGAATCCGGTGGTGACGGCCGTGGTCGCGGCGGAAGAGGGCCACGCCGCCAACAACGACAGCCGGAGCTCAATCTTCAACCACAATGGCGCCGTCCCTTAACATCACCAACAACCTCACACTCAAACATCACTCTCCAACCCCAATGGCGACGATCGACGCAACCGCCGCCAACAGCCCTTCCTTCTCACCCTCAGTATTCTGCCGCCGCCGCTGAACAACCGCGTGAGCTCCTTCTCCAACCAGAGTGGCGCCGCCCGAGGCCCCCGACGACGACAACAACTTCTGCTCCGGAACCGGAACCGGAACGGAGGCTACCGAGGCCCACTTCTTCGTTCTGGAACCAGAATCAGTATTCTCCGAAGCCGCAGAGCTCGAGTTCCGGCAGTGAAGGTTCTAGAACTTCCAGCGCTGCTGACCATGCTGACTTTTGGCGACTTCCCTCAG ATTCTCAAGTTCCCAAACTAGAAAGACTGCAAATATCCAGACAGTTAGCTACCCCATCTAGTACCCTCGAAAGGAAGGATAAGCTTTCACCTATTCGGAGACCCGACAATGGTGGCACATTGGCAATTCTAACTAGCAAACTCCGTGTTAATCATTTCCCTGTGAAGTTAAATCCAGAGAGTGTAATAATGCATTACAATGTTGGCGTTAAACCAAAGTTTCCCTCAAAGCATGGCCGGCCTCAGAAATTATCAAAATCTGATCTGTCCATGATTAGAGATAAATTGTTTTCTGATGATCCAGAGAGATTACCCCTGGATATGACTGCATATGATGGTGCAAAGAATATCTTTAGTGCAATACAATTACCGGAAGAAACCTTTACTGTGGAGCTTTCTGAAGGAGATGATGAAAAGACCCTTACATATAGTGTTACCTTAACACTTGTTAATACATACAGGCTTCGCAAGCTAATGGACTATCTTAATGGTCACAGCCTCTCAATTCCCAGGGATATTTTACAAGGGATGGATGTGGTGGTCAAGGAGAATCCATCTAGGCGCACTGTTGCAGTGGGACGACACTTCTATCCCCCTATGGCACTGAAAGATCTTCACCGCGGCATAATTGCTGTTGGTGGGTTTCAGCATAGTTTAAAGCCTACATCGCAGGGTCTGTCCCTATGCGTAGACTACTCTGTGTTGGCTTTCCGAAAGCAAGTGTCAGTCTTGGATTTCTTGCATGagcatatacataattttaagtTGGAGGAATTTGAATACTTCAGAAAGGATGTTGAAGATGCACTTATTGGATTGAAAGTTAGTGTGACTCATCGTAAATCCAAACAGAAATATACTGTTGTGAAATTAACACCTCAGAATGCAAGGTACGTCACTTTCCCCATTGACAATGCTGAGGGGTGGAATCTCTCAAAGAATGCTAGTCTTCTTAGCTTTTTTAGAGACAAATATGGGAAAGACATTGTATACAAAGATATTCCCTGTTTAGACTTAGGGAAAGGCAACAAGAAGAACTATGTACCTATGGAATTCTGTGTTTTGGTTGGGGGGCAGAAATATCCTAAAGAACGTCTGGATGCAGATTCTGCAAAGACATTGAAAGCACTGTCACTAGCTCACCCAACTGAGAGGGAGAGTGCAATACAAAAGATGGTGCACTCAAATGATGGACCTTGCGG TGGTGGTGTGATAACAAATTTTGGAATGAAAGTGAACACGAACATGACAACCATTCTAGGACGTGTCATTGCCCCCCCAGAATTAAAGCTAGGTGATCCAAATGGCAAGGCTATCAAGATATCGTTGGATCTAGAGAAATGTAATTGGAACCTTCTTGGAAGATCAATGGCAGAAGGCAAACCAGTTGATTGTTGGGCCATTCTTGATTTTACTAGTTCTGGGTCATATAGGCACCAATTGAGAGTCAACGAATTCGTTAAAAAGCTTATTGGTAAATACGAAAGAATGGGTATAAACATGCAGGAGCCCATTTGGTATGAAGAATCTTCAATGCAGATACTTGCAAGGAATGATTTGCTCTCTGAATTACTTCAAAAGATTAGCAATACTTGTAAACAGAATCATGGTCACATGCAATTTCTCCTGTGTGTGATGACTAAGAAAAGTCCAGGTTACAAGTACCTTAAGTGGATTTCTGAGACCAAAGTTGGTATAGTGACACAATGCTGCTTATCTCATAGTGCTAATGAAGGGGATGACCTATTTTATACTAATCTGGCCCTCAAGATCAATGCCAAGCTTGGAGGCAGTAATGTAGAGCTCAACAATATGTTCCCTTACTTTGAGGAAGATAGGCATGTTATGTTTGTTGGGGCTGATGTCAATCATCCTGGTTCTCGGGACACCAAGAGTCCATCGATTGCTGCTGTGGTTGCAACTGTTAATTGGCCTGCAGCAAATCGTTACGCAGCACGTGTTTGCCCTCAGTACAATCGGAGCGAGAAAATACTCAACTTTGGGGAAGTTTGCTTTGAGCTTGTTGCATGTTATAGAAGGATGAATGGAGTCAGGCCTGAAAAAATCATCATTTTTCGTGATGGGGTGAGTGAGTACCAGTTTGATATGGTTCTTAATGAAGAGCTACAGGATTTGAAGAGAGAATTCCAGAGATTAAATTACTTCCCAACTATCACTCTTATTGTAGCACAAAAACGACATCAAACTCGATTCTTTCCAGAGGGTAGGAGGGATGGATCATCCACTGGCAATGTTTTGCCAGGAACAGTTGTTGATGCAAAAGTTACTCACCCTTTTGAGTTTGACTTTTACCTTTGTAGTTACTATGGAAGCATAGGCACCAGCAAGCCTACTCACTACCACGTTTTATGGGATGAACACAGGTTTAAATCTGATGAATTGCAAAAGCTTATATATGACATGTGCTTCACCTTTGCAAAGTGCACTAAACCTGTATCGTTAGTCCCTCCAGTGTACTATGCTGACCTCGCTGCTTATAGAGGACGATTATACCATGAAGCAAGGGTTGGGATGCAatctatgaaatcagtaggatcCTCATCTTCTAAGGCTTCTTTTGAGCAGGGATTTTATAGGTTGCATCCTGACTTGGAAAACTTGATGTTCTTCATCTAA
- the LOC112741422 gene encoding putative E3 ubiquitin-protein ligase LIN yields the protein MSSLKNHNNNNNNWHSPMASSFAELLPSDDGASHKKKLSLPSYICHDPRSVASSRHKSEKSTVRSGSSSSQFKRPGSASERSNSKSLVAEDSRMDEVAIGAVMKILSGYIGRYVKDELFRRKIRERCSSVMERRRREDSNDEVFENLEMGMGKVDKLVEDHGRMRQVMLIKSLKNSIEILTIIVASSLNAKDSHLSACAQIYLAIAYKMLKKERVSSKHLLQVFCDSPSMARTYLIPDLWEHLFLPHLLHLKIWYNKEIESLSNEDHGDNKRKMKVLSKVYNEKMDAGTSLFALYYKQWLKVGATEPPLPVVSLPSMPSCRSSSRRKSSDSLVSNSSINPNLYKAVFGPKLEQQPTGPDEQKGAIVIYKGSEINDKIYGDEYRSSSQRERDVYMGRSSIQDDKNHGQLWPESQRLDYFQCFSCRNIPTEGLENSNYRSKNIASIRRGGINSLSSDLVGAIAIICSSDILSECESAIRVVTSAWLRSPGDPLIVEALTQHSVVEAMLEVLFASSEDEILELIISILAELVARSDAIRQIILNSDPQLELFVKLLRSTSLFLKAAVLLYLSKPQAKQMLSSEWVPLVLRVLEFGDKLQTLFTVQCSPQVAAFYFLDQLLTGFNEDKNLENARQVLSLGGLTLLMRRIEDGEIHERNKAALIISCCIQAEGSCRCFLADNINKSSLLELIVLGNKQSSSAFAFSVLVELLCLDRRMKVLNFLKGLKDGWSGLNIMHIVYIYLKKAPPEECPLVAVIILLLDLMEDPFKSSLYRAEAIEALISALNCQTCNDRVQDQSSRALHLLGGHFSYTGESLLEKSLLHKAGFREICLEDSFVAKGIFVYDSIHKNKKEEEIESWQQKVGCVLLKCGNKKLISALGECMANGTPSVARASLITISWMSSYLHLVEDKRLPPMAFSILTPHLIQSLNHDKDVEERVLASYSLLCLIKNSGFLPSLDKDSLRHLKNLSLVTWTANELISIFSKGSLHSRQQ from the exons atgtcaTCATTGAaaaaccataataataataataataattggcaTTCACCAATGGCTTCTTCCTTTGCTGAACTTCTTCCCTCAGATGATGGAGCCTCACACAAGAAGAAGCTATCACTTCCTTCATACATATGTCATGATCCTAGAAGTGTTGCTTCATCAAGGCACAAGTCAGAGAAATCCACT GTAAGAAGTGGCTCTTCTTCATCTCAGTTCAAGAGGCCTGGTTCAGCTTCTGAGAGATCAAACTCTAAGTCTCTGGTGGCAGAAGATTCAAGAATGGATGAagttgctattggagcagtgatgaAAATCCTCAGTGGCTACATTGGAAGATATGTAAAAGATGAACTTTTCAGGAGAAAAATCAGGGAAAGATGCAGTTCTGTgatggagagaagaagaagagaggactCAAATGATGAGGTTTTTGAGAATTTGGAAATGGGCATGGGGAAAGTTGATAAATTGGTAGAAGATCATGGAAGAATGAGGCAAGTTATGTTGATCAAAAGCTTGAAGAATTCCATTGAGATATTAACCATAATAGTTGCTTCCTCTTTGAATGCTAAAGATTCTCATCTTTCTGCTTGTGCTCAAATTTACTTGGCAATAGCTTATAAGATGTTGAAGAAAGAGAGAGTTTCCTCAAAGCATTTACTTCAAGTGTTTTGTGATTCTCCAAGTATGGCTAGAACATACCTGATTCCTGATCTTTGGGAGCACTTGTTTCTTCCCCATCTTCTCCATCTCAAAATTTGGTATAACAAGGAGATTGAGTCTCTTTCAAATGAAGATCATGGTGataacaaaaggaaaatgaaGGTGTTGAGCAAAGTCTACAATGAAAAAATGGATGCTGGAACTAGTCTCTTTGCTTTGTACTACAAGCAATGGCTGAAAGTTGGGGCCACAGAACCTCCTCTTCCTGTTGTATCATTGCCATCAATGCCAAGTTGTAGATCATCATCAAGAAGAAAATCTTCAGATTCTTTGGTTTCAAATTCCTCAATCAATCCAAACTT ATATAAGGCAGTGTTTGGCCCCAAACTGGAGCAGCAACCTACTGGTCCAGATGAACAAAAAGGAGCCATTGTAATTTATAAGGGCTcagagattaatgataaaatttaTGGAGATGAATACAGGAGCTCATCTCAG AGAGAAAGAGATGTATATATGGGAAGATCATCAATCCAAGATGACAAGAATCATGGTCAATTATGGCCCGAGTCCCAGAGATTGGACTATTTCCAGTGCTTTTCTTGCAGGAACATACCTACAGAAGGATTGGAAAACAGCAACTACAGATCCAAGAACATTGCTTCAATCAGAAGGGGAGGAATAAATTCTCTTTCAAGTGATTTGGTTGGAGCTATTGCAATTATATGTTCATCTGATATCCTAAGTGAATGCGAATCGGCTATTCGTGTGGTTACCTCAGCTTGGTTGAGGTCTCCTGGTGATCCGCTCATTGTAGAAGCATTAACACAACATAGTGTAGTTGAAGCTATGTTAGAGGTGCTATTTGCCTCATCTGAAGATGAAATTCTAGAATTGATTATATCAATTTTAGCTGAATTAGTAGCAAGGAGCGACGCGATTCGACAAATTATACTGAACTCTGATCCACAACTAGAATTGTTTGTGAAACTTCTGAGAAGCACTAGTCTGTTTCTGAAAGCCGCGGTTCTGCTTTATCTATCAAAGCCGCAGGCAAAACAAATGTTATCATCAGAATGGGTGCCATTAGTACTTAGAGTGTTGGAGTTTGGAGACAAACTGCAGACCCTTTTCACAGTGCAATGCAGTCCTCAAGTTGCAGCATTTTACTTTCTTGATCAACTTCTCACCGGTTTCAATGAAGATAAGAATCTGGAGAATGCAAGGCAAGTTCTTTCACTTGGGGGATTGACACTGCTTATGAGAAGAattgaagatggagagattcatgaaAGAAACAAAGCTGCTTTGATAATTTCCTGTTGTATACAAGCTGAAGGAAGCTGTAGATGCTTCTTAGCTGATAATATAAATAAGTCATCTTTGCTAGAACTCATTGTTCTTGGAAACAAACAAAGTTCAAGCGCTTTCGCCTTTTCCGTGTTAGTTGAGTTGCTCTGCCTAGATAG AAGAATGAAGGTTTTGAACTTCTTGAAAGGGCTTAAAGATGGATGGAGTGGATTAAACATCATGCACATTGTATACATTTACCTCAAGAAAGCTCCACCTGAAGAATGCCCTTTAGTTGCAGTGATAATATTGCTGCTTGATCTTATG GAAGATCCTTTCAAAAGTAGCTTATACAGAGCAGAAGCAATTGAGGCACTTATATCTGCTTTAAATTGCCAAACATGCAATGATAGAGTTCAAGATCAATCATCCAGAGCTTTACACTTACTTGGAGGCCACTTTTCCTACACAGGAGAATCACTATTGGAAAAATCACTTTTACATAAAGCAGGTTTTAGGGAGATTTGCTTAGAAGATTCCTTCGTCGCCAAGGGAATCTTCGTTTATGATTCGATTCACAAG aacaagaaggaagaagaaattgAGAGTTGGCAACAAAAAGTAGGTTGTGTGTTGTTAAAATGTGGAAACAAGAAGTTGATATCAGCACTTGGAGAATGCATGGCAAATGGAACACCAAGTGTAGCAAGAGCAAGCCTTATAACTATTTCATGGATGAGCAGCTACCTCCACTTGGTTGAAGATAAAAGGTTGCCACCAATGGCTTTCTCAATCTTAACCCCACACTTGATACAATCCTTGAATCATGACAAAGATGTTGAGGAAAGAGTTCTAGCTTCATATTCATTGCTttgcctcattaaaaattcag GATTCCTTCCATCATTGGATAAAGACTCACTAAGACACCTCAAAAATCTCTCCCTAGTGACATGGACTGCCAATGAACTCATCTCAATCTTCTCAAAAGGGAGCTTGCATTCAAGacaacaataa
- the LOC112741423 gene encoding BTB/POZ domain and ankyrin repeat-containing protein NPR1 has product MANSAEPSSSLSFTLSSHLSNGSVSHNICPSFGADPGHNLDVISLSKLSSNLEQLLIDPACDYSDAEIIVEEIPVGVHQCILASRSKFFHELFKSEKGSSDKEGKLKYSMSDLLPYGNVGYEAFQIFLGYVYTGKLKPSPMEVSTCVDNVCAHAACRPAINFAVELMYASSIFQIPELVSLFQRRLLNFVGKALVEDVIPILMVAFHCKLSQLVTQCVDRVVRSDIDQISIEKELPYELVEKVKLLRQNQQQDMETDASVDVPVVDPLCLKRITRIHKALDSDDVELVKLLLNESDITLDKANALHYATAYCDPKVVSEVLSLGLADVNLRNSRGYSVLHIAAMRKEPSIIVSLLSKGACASDLTSDGQSAVSICRRLTRPKDYHAKTEQGKETNKDRICIDVLEREMRRNPLAGDATTSSHTMADDLHMKLLYLENRVAFARLFFPSEAKLAMDIAHAETTSEFAGLSASKGSNGNLREVDLNETPIVQNKRLLSRMEALMKTVEMGRRYFPHCSEVLDKFMEDDLPDLFYLEKGTQEEQRIKRTRFMELKDDVHKAFTKDKAEFSRSGISSSSSSSSLRDSVHYNKARKV; this is encoded by the exons ATGGCTAATTCAGCTGAACCCTCTTCGTCTTTGAGCTTTACATTGTCTTCGCACTTATCGAATGGCTCTGTTAGCCACAACATATGTCCCTCCTTCGGTGCTGATCCTGGACATAACCTTGATGTTATCAGTTTGAGTAAGCTTAGCTCCAATTTGGAGCAGCTTTTGATTGATCCTGCTTGTGACTATAGTGATGCCGAGATCATTGTGGAAGAAATTCCGGTCGGTGTTCATCAATGCATTCTGGCCTCTAGAAGTAAGTTCTTCCATGAATTGTTCAAGAGtgaaaaaggatcttcagataaaGAAGGGAAATTGAAGTACTCCATGAGTGATTTATTGCCTTATGGCAATGTTGGATATGAAGCTTTTCAAATTTTCCTTGGTTATGTGTATACCGGTAAACTCAAGCCTTCTCCAATGGAGGTGTCAACATGTGTTGACAATGTGTGTGCACATGCTGCTTGTAGACCTGCAATTAACTTTGCTGTGGAGTTGATGTATGCATCTTCCATTTTTCAAATACCGGAGCTGGTATCGCTTTTCCAG CGACGTCTTCTTAACTTTGTAGGGAAGGCTCTTGTGGAAGATGTCATCCCAATCCTCATGGTTGCTTTCCATTGTAAATTGAGTCAGCTTGTCACTCAGTGTGTCGACAGGGTGGTACGCTCAGACATTGACCAGATCTCAATCGAGAAGGAGCTTCCCTATGAGCTCGTGGAAAAGGTTAAGTTGCTCCGCCAAAACCAACAGCAAGATATGGAAACCGATGCTTCTGTAGATGTTCCTGTAGTTGATCCTTTGTGTCTAAAACGGATCACTAGAATACATAAAGCATTGGACTCGGATGATGTTGAGCTTGTTAAACTTCTTTTAAACGAGTCAGACATTACATTAGATAAAGCCAATGCTCTCCATTATGCTACAGCATACTGTGATCCCAAGGTTGTTTCCGAGGTACTTAGTTTGGGTCTGGCTGATGTAAACCTTCGGAATTCTCGGGGGTACTCGGTGCTTCATATAGCCGCCATGCGTAAAGAACCTTCTATTATAGTATCACTTCTCTCAAAAGGAGCTTGTGCATCGGATTTGACTTCGGATGGCCAGAGTGCTGTTAGTATTTGCAGGAGGTTGACAAGGCCAAAGGATTATCATGCGAAAACAGAACAGGGGAAGGAGACAAACAAAGATAGAATATGCATCGATGTTCTTGAAAGAGAAATGAGAAGGAATCCATTGGCTGGGGATGCTACAACTTCTTCCCATACAATGGCCGACGATCTACACATGAAGCTACTATACCTGGAGAACAGAG TGGCATTTGCAAGATTGTTCTTCCCTTCAGAAGCAAAACTAGCCATGGACATTGCTCATGCGGAGACAACTTCCGAGTTCGCTGGTCTTTCTGCTTCGAAAGGTTCAAATGGCAACCTAAGGGAAGTAGATCTCAACGAGACACCGATCGTGCAAAACAAAAGACTTCTTTCTAGGATGGAAGCCCTTATGAAAACAG TCGAGATGGGGAGGCGCTACTTTCCGCATTGCTCGGAAGTACTGGATAAGTTCATGGAGGATGACCTCCCCGACTTGTTCTACCTCGAGAAGGGAACCCAAGAAGAGCAGCGAATCAAGAGGACGCGCTTCATGGAGCTCAAAGACGATGTCCACAAGGCTTTCACCAAGGACAAGGCCGAGTTTAGCCGCTCCGGAATTTCGTcctcttcatcctcatcatcccTCAGAGATTCTGTACATTACAACAAGGCTAGAAAAGTGTGA